The following nucleotide sequence is from Chiroxiphia lanceolata isolate bChiLan1 chromosome 29, bChiLan1.pri, whole genome shotgun sequence.
TAAATAACCTCAATACCCATTTAATAACTTTTATATCTGTTCAATGCTTTCAGTATTTGTTAAATAACTTCAGTATCTGTTAAATATCTCCagtatcttttaattttttcaatatCTGATAAATAATCTCAATATCTGTTCAATATCTTTGATATCACTTCAATGCCTTCAGTATTTGTTAAATATCTCcaatatcttttaaataactCTAATATCTGATAAATAACTCCAATATCTGTGCAAAAACTTCAAAATTGGTCAGTATCTGTTAAAAACTGTTAACTCTCAGCAAAACTCCCTTTCCCCTTGGAGAGCAGAGTGAATTCCATGGAAGCATGGAATgccagaggctggaaaagccctggaGAGCCCGGGGGGTGAACAGACAGAGGGAATTCCATGGAAGCATGGAATgccagaggctggaaaagccctggaGAGCCCGGGGGGTGAACAGACAGAGGGAATTCCATGGAAGCATGGAATgccagaggctggaaaagccctggaGAGTCTGGGGGTGAACAGACAGAGGGAATTCCATGGAAGCATGGAATgccagggctggaaaagccctggaGAGCCCGGGGGTGAACAGACAGAGGGAAttccatggaatcatggaatgccagggctggaaaagccctggaGAGCCCGGGGGCACCCACCGGATCATCAGCCAGGAGCGCCAGGTACTGGTCCAGCACCTGCTTCCCGATGTTGTACCCAGCAGGAAGAGCCCGGAATATCTacatgggagagaaaaaagcaggGAATGTCAGAGGCATTCCAAGGAAttcccagcactccaggtgcTCCCAAGGACCCACCTCGTtggaggagaggggctgggtgtGGGACGCGCCCGAGGCCGTGGTCACCTCGCTCATGCGCAGCATCGTCCGCACCACCTCGCTGCTGGTCTGCACGGGGGAAAACTGGGATTCAGGGCAGGGAAAAGCCTGGATCCGGAGCGGGAATGGGGGTGGGAGAGCCAGACCTGGTCCATGCGACTGCCCACGGCGCTGACCAGAGCCTGGTCACGGAAGTGCTGGTGGAAACGCTCCAGGTTCACCTGCCAGTAAATGCCATCGTCcggagggggctgaggggggaaaagggataAAAATGAGGGAAAGGGGGTGggaaaactgagggaaaagagCCATGAAGttggtgggaaggaggaaatgGAGGCAGAAAGCGGTgggaaatgaaatagaaataaggGAGAAGAGACGGGAAAATGAGGGAATGAGGCGGGAAAAAGGAGCGGtaaaaagggagggaaaggaggcaCGAAGCTGAGGGAAATGGAACataaaaatgagggaaaagagaggaaaaatgagggaaatgaggcacaaaaaaaggaggaaaaggtgccacaaaactgagggaaatgaaacacaaaaataagggaaaagagatgaaaaaatgagGGAGAtgaggcagggaaaaggagcggtaaaaagggagggaaaggaggcaCGAAGCTGAGGGAAATGGAACATAAAAGTAAgggaaaagagatggaaaaatgagggaaatgaggcacaaaaaaaggaggaaaaggtgccacaaaactgagggaaatgaaacagaaataagggaaaagagaaaaaggagccgcaaaactgagggaaaagggGCAGAAAAAGTCTGAAGGAAAGGAGCcaaaaaaatgagggaaagggGCCACAAAACTGAgggaaatgaaacacaaaaataagggaaaagagatgaaaaaatgagGGAGAtgaggcagggaaaaggagcggtaaaaagggagggaaaggaggcaCGAAGCTGAGGGAAATGGAACATAAAAGTAAgggaaaagagatggaaaaatgagggaaatgaggcacaaaaaaaggaggaaaaggtgccacaaaactgagggaaatgaaacagaaataagggaaagagaaaaaggagccgcaaaactgagggaaaagggGCAGAAAAAGTCTGAAGGAAAGGAGCcaaaaaaatgagggaaagggGCCACAAAACTGAgggaaatgaaacacaaaaataagggaaaagagatggaaaaataagggaaatgaggaaaaaagagcaggaaaaaaagagcaatcaAAAGTGAGGAAAAGGGGTCacaaaactgagggaaaagagggatgaaaaaatgtggaagaagagtcacaaaaaattaggaaaagaagccacaaaaaatatgaaagaggagcccaaaaaaagagaaaaaggagccacaaaactgagggaaaaggggcagaaaaagtctgaaagaaaggaggcaaaaaaatgaggaaaaggggCCACaaaactgaggaagaggagccaagaaaagtgaggaagaggagccaaggaaagtgaggaagaggagccaaGAAAAGTGAGGGAGACAAGAAAAGTGAGGAAGACAAGaaaactgaggaagaggaggcaaggaaactgaggaagaggaggcaaggaaactgaggaagaggaggcaaggaaactgaggaagaggagccaaggaaactgaggaagaggagccaaggaaactgaggaagaggagccagaaaagatgaggaggaagcagcagaaaaatgaggaaaaggaacCACAAAAAATGAGGGCAGGGGCTCACAACCCCCCCTGGTTTCTCCAGTTCAGGAATATGCCCATCCCACCCTTCCCAGGCCCCGATTCCCAGCCCCAGAATTCCCGGTACCTCCGagcttcctccctcctgcttctgCCTCTTGGCCTTGCGCTGCCCGTCCTCTTCCTCGTCGCACGAGCGTCTCCgcttccctttccctgcagacCCAAAAACCAGCATCTCCCACCTGGAATCGCGTATCCGAGCGCTTCCCGAGGCCCCCGAAATCCCGGGAATCCCCTCACCGGCGAGGCTGAGCCGCGGCACGACGTACATGTCCCTCTCGGCGATGGCcagggcgggcgcggggggcggcggctccgcggcgTTCCGGGGGTTCTCCGGGACCATCGGGCACCTCCGGATGAAGTGGGTGTCTGCCAGGCGCACGAACGTGCCGGACACCTCGGCATAATCCATGGTTTTCCCatctgggagggagaggagccgTGGAGTGGGTGGAGCTGGGATAGTCCTGACGCCACGGCCACCACCACGACCGTCGACACCCCCCCAGACCCTCTGGGCCCACGTTCCCAAACCTGCTCCCAGATCCCTGTTTTTCTAAGGAGGAGCTTCCCACCTGCCACGGTCTCCATCAGCCTGTCCATGACCAGATCCAGTATGTTCCTGAGGCTCTGGAGGACATGGTGACACTGTGGCCACCACCATGACCTGGCCATGAACATCCCACAAATCCTCTGCTCCCACATTCCCAAACCTGTTCCCAGATCCCTGTTTTTCTAAGGAGGAGCTTCCCACCTGCCACGGTCTCCATCAGCCTGTCCACGACCAGATCCAGGATGTTCCTGAGGCTCTGGAGGACATGGTGACACTGTGGCCACCACCATGACCTGGCCATGAACATCCCACAAATCCTCTGCTCCCACATTCCCAAACCTGTTCCCAGATCCCTGTTTTTCTAAGGAGGAGCTTCCCACCTGCCACGGTCTCCATCAGCCTGTCCACGACCAGATCCAGGATGTTCCTGAGGCTCTGGAGGACATGGTGACACTGTGGCCACCACCACGACCATCACGGCCTGGCCGTGAACACCCCACGGAGCCTCTGCTCCCACATTCCCAAACCCGCTCCCAgatcccattttttttaaagggagaagCTTTCCACTCTCCATAGTCTCCATCAGCTATATCTCCAAGGTCTCCATCAGCCAGATCCAGGATGTTCCTGAGCCTCTGGAGCACATGGCAACACCGTGGCCACCACCACAACCTTACCATGAACATCCCACAAATCCTCTGCTCCCACACTCCCAAACCTGCTCCCAGATCCCTGTTTTTCTAAGGAGGTGATTCCCACCCTCCATAGTCTCCATCAGCCAGATCCAGGATGTTCCTGAGGCTCTGGAGGACACGGTGACACCACCACGACCTGGCCATGAACACCCCACAAATCCTCTGCTCCCACATTCCTAAACCTGCTCCTAGATCTCTATTTTTCTAAGAAGGAGCTTCCCACCCTCCACAGTTTCCATCAGCTGGATCCAGGATGTTCCTGAAGCTCTGGAGGACAAGGTGACACCACCACAACCTGGTCACGAACACCCCATCTGGTCCCAAATTCCCAAAGCTGCTCCCAgatcccattttttttaaagggagaagCTTTCCACTCTCCATAGTCTCCATCAGCTCTATCTCCATGGTCTCCATCAGCCAGATCCAGGATGTTCCTGAGCCTCTGGAGGACACAGTGACACCACCACGACCTGGCCACGAACACCCCACAAATCCTCTGCTGACACATTCCCAAACCTGCTCCTAGATCCCTATTTTTCTAAGGAGGAGCTTCCCACCCTCCATGGTCTCCATCAGCCTTTCCATGACCAGATCCAGGATGTTCCTGAGGCTCTGGAGGATGTGGTGACACCGTGGCCACCACCACAACCTGGCCACGAACACCCCACAAATCCTCTCCTCCCACATTCCCAAACCTGCTCCCAGATCCCTATTTTTCTAAGGAGGTGATTCCCACCCTCCATAGTCTCCATCAGCCAGATCCAGGATGTTCCTGAGCCTCTGGAGGACACGGTGACACCACCACAACCTGGCCACGAACACCCCCCAAATCCTCTGCTCCCACATTCCCAAACCCGCTCccgttcttttttttttccagggaggACCTTCCCTCCCACCTTCCATGGTCTCGGTGAGGCGATCGGCCACCCTGGCCACGGCGCAGCTCATGGAGAGGTGGCcgtggagcagcagctcctccaccagcagctccccGGGGTCCCCGTAGAGCGTCTTGGCCGTGTAGATGTAGCGGGGGTAGCGCAGGATCCGCAGGATCCGCTCGCTCCGTGCCTCGTATTCCACGGACCCGCGGGGCTGCACCTCGTACCGCACCAGGTCGTGCTGGAGCAGGACACAAAGGGCCTTCTTCACCTGCGGGAGGGAGCGGGAAGGTTGGGATCCCACTTTTCCCCCCGCCCAGATCCCCGTTTTCCTCACGGAGAATCCGaatttcccccctccttccttttcGGGGG
It contains:
- the LOC116799833 gene encoding DNA-directed RNA polymerase III subunit RPC3-like isoform X1 gives rise to the protein MTQAELRLCSLLLQEHFGEIVEKVGNSLLRTGPRPLRLLVGDTGLLPDQVKKALCVLLQHDLVRYEVQPRGSVEYEARSERILRILRYPRYIYTAKTLYGDPGELLVEELLLHGHLSMSCAVARVADRLTETMEGGREGPPWKKKRTGAGLGMWEQRIWGVFVARLWWCHRVLQSLRNILDLVMERLMETMEDGKTMDYAEVSGTFVRLADTHFIRRCPMVPENPRNAAEPPPPAPALAIAERDMYVVPRLSLAGKGKRRRSCDEEEDGQRKAKRQKQEGGSSEPPPDDGIYWQVNLERFHQHFRDQALVSAVGSRMDQTSSEVVRTMLRMSEVTTASGASHTQPLSSNEIFRALPAGYNIGKQVLDQYLALLADDPLEFVGKSGDSGGGTYTVNLHKALASLATATLESIVEERFGSRCARIFRLLLRKKHLEQKQVEDFAMIPAKEAKDMLYRMLSENLVSLQEIPKTPDHAPSRTFYLYTVNVAAAARMLLHRCYKSAANLMERRQHETRENKRLLEKSQRVEAILASMQATGAEEEQLREVEEMLTGPERQQLENLKRNVNKIDASENQVDETIFVLESFIESTVKRP
- the LOC116799833 gene encoding DNA-directed RNA polymerase III subunit RPC3-like isoform X2, which encodes MTQAELRLCSLLLQEHFGEIVEKVGNSLLRTGPRPLRLLVGDTGLLPDQVKKALCVLLQHDLVRYEVQPRGSVEYEARSERILRILRYPRYIYTAKTLYGDPGELLVEELLLHGHLSMSCAVARVADRLTETMEDGKTMDYAEVSGTFVRLADTHFIRRCPMVPENPRNAAEPPPPAPALAIAERDMYVVPRLSLAGKGKRRRSCDEEEDGQRKAKRQKQEGGSSEPPPDDGIYWQVNLERFHQHFRDQALVSAVGSRMDQTSSEVVRTMLRMSEVTTASGASHTQPLSSNEIFRALPAGYNIGKQVLDQYLALLADDPLEFVGKSGDSGGGTYTVNLHKALASLATATLESIVEERFGSRCARIFRLLLRKKHLEQKQVEDFAMIPAKEAKDMLYRMLSENLVSLQEIPKTPDHAPSRTFYLYTVNVAAAARMLLHRCYKSAANLMERRQHETRENKRLLEKSQRVEAILASMQATGAEEEQLREVEEMLTGPERQQLENLKRNVNKIDASENQVDETIFVLESFIESTVKRP